The genomic region tgaaaaagtacacacaaataaaaatgaaaaatatacaataaactaaaattacgaaaatataaaataataaaaataaacaaaatgacaagggatacaaataaaatattatataatgaaaaaatgaaatgaaaaaaatacaaataaaatttaaattaaaataagataagataaaacaaaattaaattgggaaaatataatgtaataaatgaattataataaaaaatggcaaaggataaaaataaataaaatacaaaagctaaataaaattaaaaaaaaagaaaaacagaaagagaatataaaataaactaaggtaagataaaataaaattttatttaatagaattaaaaaatgacaaagaataaaaaacataaatttcaaaaataaaatgctatgaaggtaaatattaaattgacGAAATAAAAACGAATACAAACACgacaaagcataaaaaaataaaatacagaaataaactaaaatgaaatgaaaaatttgcaaaaaaacaaaaaaacataaaataaaataaagttaaattaaattgagtAATTCAAATAGAATACAAACACgccaaagaataaaaataaaataaaatattatataataaataaaaaaattaaaattaaatgaaaaattacacaacgaatataaaataaaattcaataatataaaaataaattaaattaaattgataaaataaaataaaattaaaaaaaaaactaagtacaaaataatatattatgtgaaaaaatgcaaaaataaaataaaatgagataaGATAAAAGAAAATGATATGAAGTTAAACTAAATTgaggaatttaaattaatttggcgaataattaattaattgaggaataaaataaagtacaatAAACCTAAATTTGATGGAGTGAAATTAAATAGATAATATAGAGACGTAAATTTGTTAGCATTTGACATCTGACCTGCCCATCcgttcctgagccttctctatgaatttacctTCTCTGGATAATATAAAACAGCGCCAACACACCATCAAGCGCTTGGAATTCGCACTATCGCTATTTTGACTTTGATAGCTAAAATAACATCCAAGATGCGtcagaaattaaatttatccTTGGAATTTTGCAAAATAGGTCACTTTtagctaaaaaacaaaattggaaaatcgaATATTGGAAGCCGAAAATTGAGTAATTATCCACTGCACTAAAGTCAAATGGCCGCCTAAAAGCTGGGATTTGACACCATCAGACTATTTTTATGAGGGACAGAAACGATTCAAATTTGCTATTGTTGAGATAAGTTACGAAATTAACGAAAATGTACTAATCGGGTTGCTGCAAAGTCAGCCGTAGAAGTCATTTGAACGAAATTGTGTTGTAATCACAAAGTTTGCCAtaactaacaaaaacaaaaaaaattaaaattgaaaaatatatcatgcgacttttatttataaacaaattaaattccaCACTattaccaacaaaaacaaaaaccaattatttgaaaaatatttcatgcgACTTTTATTTATAACCAAATTAAAATAAGCTCCACactgtacaaaaatataattaaattgaataaaaaatactatGCATTAATCGCAATCTGAAAAATCCGTATTtggaaataataacaaaaaaataacaaaaaataaaaaatagcgcaCCTTCGTTAGGTAATCCCATTGGTTTAATAGAAAACatcagtttaattaaaaaactcatTACAATTGTACAACAAAGCTAAAAAGCCAGCAGCACTTCATAAACATTGTGGTAAGACCTACTTGAAGGTCCCAACTCGTCCATTGCATGCTACAGTTGGTTGAGGCCAAAGCTGCACCATCCTCTGCAACGCTCTACTTATGACCAGCCAcgtgtgaaatattttttttgtagccgGTCAGCATGTAGAGCTTAAGGTCCAGCGGGTTTTGCATCAtagttttattttccttttttcatttcTCTCGCGTTTTATGATTTATTGCAAATACAAAGTTACAGAATTGCAAATTCTCCTTTTACCTTTCtacagtgtgtgtgtgtgtgtgtgggcctTTCACTATGCGGTTTCAATGGTGTTGCAATTGAAGAGGCTCTTTTTTATGACTTTTCACTCGCCAAACCGCAAGAGCTTACAATGTaacaaacaattgaaaaaaaaaagaaaaaagctttCCAGTTTTTATATGCAATTTATGTTTAGCTGGTCTCGAGCGCTGCTTAAAAATATGCGCCTGCATCCATCTAGTTTACAATTATTGTATCTCTACATCCCGTTTATCTAACCGCCGCATAATTCTACCATATTTTACCTTGCGTTTCCTGGCAGACCACCCCATCTCCATCGCTCCTTCATTACGTATGCAAACCAGGTCTTTTGGCTACATCAAATGAGTCTATTTACCAACGAGCTGGTCACCGTTCGTCCACTTGGAGCGTTCGACTGCCGCTCACGGCTGGAATTCAAATGAGTTTTACCATAATTGtagaaacattcatttttaatagACATTCAGTAAAGTtagtatatgtacttatatatatgtatgtatgtgtatgtgcatgaagTTATAGCGAATGTAGGAAATGCAGAGgcggaagttgcaagtttttggtTACACTGCAAACCAGTTTAAATCCAACGTAAGACGTTGAATAAGGAtggaaaaattgtgaaaaaacaaaaattgacctGAATTGTTTTGAAATACTTCCACGAATgggactaaaaaaatataaaagataaaatttagattggattaaaaattaaaaaaatatgaaaaatacgaaaaaatacgaaagttaaataaaacgaggcaaaataaatgcaataatgaaatgaaatgtgagataaattaaaataaataagaaataaaaaaacaaaaactaaattacaATCAGCAATAATGGAAATgggaaagaacaaaaaaaaaattaattaatactaaaaaacctaaaataatattaagtaatgaatgaaaaaaattataaattgtgaataagaaataagaataaaaaaaattttgtttgcattacaaattaaaaaaaatatatatttttgtactaagctaaaaatttaagaaaaagtaaaaaataaaataaaaaaaagagaaaggCCAACGCTtccaaaattttgtgcaaaaattcaaatgcaaatcAGAGGAAAACTGAGGGAGTTACAGAGCTTTGACTGAAAGAGTTTAGCCAGGGCAACAAAGTACTGGTGAGGCTTTAGGCTCATTTGACcgattttggtgttttttacatatttagaaaaattaacgcTTCTGTAGttttgtgtcaaaatttcaagcaaatcagagGAAAACTGAGAGAGTTATAGAACTGTGACTGAAAGAATTTAGCAAGGGTAACTTGGTACTGGTAGGGCTTTAGACAAAtggagtttttgattttttttaaccgattttgtttttttatgttaacgcaaacaaataattgatttatttttggacctttgggcTCCTAGGCGCATGTACTACTGgcattgaaaatcaaaaaagtatttagtCAAGGCTACCAAATTCGTCGAGACAATGCCTTTCCGCTGCTGTATATAGCCCACTATGACCTTCTGCGCCCTTTTGTGATAGGCGATAATATTTCAAGTGCCTGTTGCgctagttttgttttgatgttAAGCACAAAAAACGTGTTTGGTTTATCAATAAAGCGAGCAATTGAATCACAAGGAGTAtcgtaattattatttttttacaattatctGTATGTAATGCATGTAtgtgcttatatgtatatatttaaagaaattttttataattgtaaGTGCTGCTAAGAcgcatatttttaattagtgTTTCCAATTCCTTTTTTCTCCCCACTCTTCTCCGCAGCAATGACATAATGGAACCAATGACCGCATTGGTTTTGGCCTTCCAGCTGTTGGCCCTCTTCTCCATCGCCGGTGCACTGCTCATCTATCTGATCTGCAAGGTGCGTGATGACACTGCCGAGGTGGCCGAATCCCAGCCGGGCACTGTGCTCGTAACCAGCGCCGACACCGCACTCGGCCTACAGCTGTGCACACATCTCGCCAACAAGGGCTGCCGTGTTTTCGCCGGTATGCGTGATGCCCAAGATTCGCTGCCCGCTAAGCTGCTCAACGGTTGGCTGAAAATGCGCGAATACAGCGAGGAGCCAGTGCGCGGCGCCATCATCCCCATGCAACTGGATGTGACACGCGAGGATGTGTTGCGCGAAACGACCAGCGCCATGGGTGCACACATGAATGCGGGCGAGCGCGGCATTGCGGCAGTGATCAATACCAGTGGAAGCCTCTTTCGCGGGCGCGTCGAAATGCAGGAGGGCCAACAGTGGGAGCATATGTTGAAAACGAATATATTGGGTTCATTGCGTGTGGCCAAAGCATTTGTGAGCTTCTTGCGACCGACAAGGGGACGTCTCATCTATTTAGGCGCCGGTGCTGGGACAGGACCGAATAGCGAGGATGGTTTAGTAGCATTCAAAGCGTCACGCGCCGCCGTGGAGAAGTGTGTGGAAGAGTTGCGCAAAGAGCTGCAGCCGTATGGAGTGAAGGTGGTGGCGCTAGACACGTGCGGCATAGCAGCGGAGGCACTATACAAGGCGCCAGTGCCACACAGTGAGTATTGTTGAGGTTTGAGTCGATTTTTATGGTCactgcttgattttttttttattttttatttcattccacTTCAGCTATGACCGAAAATGAGGGTGCACCGACACAGTACACGGCCGATGTTTTAAGCGCGAACGCTTTACAAGTGATTGAGCGCGCGTTGTGGGATGCAGTGCCGCTGGAGCGCTACCAACTGGTGCAGTATAGCAAATTGAATTTCATGTTGCCATGTCGTTCATCTTTTCGGATGACAAAAATGGGTGAAGGTGTGAAGCGTGGCGTGCAGCGGGTTTGAGCGGACGAGCGAGGAAAGGAATAGAAACGCAGATGTCACCTAAGTTGGGATTAACGCCGAGACGAGGAAGGCAAAGAGGCAAGGAGCTGGAACCTTCTAACTGGAAGTGGATAACAAAATTTGGGGACACTCCAAAACTTGTTTtgaacaaatatatatttttaaataatttttcgatttaAGAAAATGCTAATGTTTACATGGAAACTGCAGCAATTTGTAAAATTAACGAACAAAAGtaattggcaaatgttataattatatttcgaaGTTTGTTTAGAAATCAATTAACAGCTTATTATtcgtattaaaataattatctgAGGTTAGCTTGGTTTTATATGTGAAACTGAGCAGCTGAGTTTCAAAGCACTTCCCATGTAAACTatcgttttatatttttttaatatacatgtatacatgtatgtaaacCGCTACtttctttatgtttatttttgtaaataatgaaatttataattatacgtttttctgcaatttttaatttttgtttgtttgttacaacaaataacGCAATTGGCTGCCACATTTTCTAACTTTTACACAACATATTTTTTGCAAGACATTAATATGTACCAATTCAAGAACGCAATGCATGAAatctttttatttactaaataaaaatgtgaaatattaataAGGAAATAGTTGTTGTTCAAATCTACACTGGTAagtatgtacgtgtatgtatgtaaatctaTTCATATTTCGAGATAAAATCATAGCGCAGCACAGAGGCACGATATACATCCCCAGCTACAGCGTTGGGTTTACTCTCCGTGCCGCCGGGCAGATGTACCAGAACGTCAGCCCCGACAATGCTTTGCAAACGGCTGCTCAtctgcaaataaatttgttgataaaatttataataacacAAATTCGTTAAATGCTTACTTGACTGCCGTTAACGGAGGCGTATAAGCGACCATTTTTGCTAGTCACTGAGGCGCGCACATATTCCGGACGTGGATCCAGTTTGATGCTATCGTTTTGTAGCTGAGCAgccgaaaaaaagtgaaaagaaattaGTAAAGACAATTATTGCCTAATATCGCTGCTATTAAAATACAAACTGctattatttatactttttgatAAGCTAAAGTACGCAATGACTCTGATTTTTGATAACAGCTGCCAAggcattttcttcaatatttttttaaatttcaactaAGTACGTAACTACTTACAGTTATCGGCAAAGTCGCCAGTTCGCATTTGTCACGCTCCCAACCGGCAAACCAGCGTATTGCCGGCAAAACAAACAGATGAAATGTGACGAACGCAGACACCGGGTTGCCTGGCAGCCCAAAGAAATATTTCTCATTCTTGGAGGCGAAAGTCATAGGTTTCCTGAAGTAGAATTAACTCGAATTATAAAATCACAATCATGACGCAGCCACATACCCAGGCTTCATGTTGACGCGCCCGAAGTTGATTGTGAAACCCAGATTTTTCAGTGCCGGTTTAATGTAGTCCTTATCGCCCATTGAAACACCGCCACTGCAGATGATAAAATCGACATTCTTGAATAGTTCCGAGATTTTACCTTTAACAGTTTCGAAGCTGAAAGAGGAAAATACGAAAATCAGTCGGTAATCGTATACGGCTTTTTGTTTTATGCACCTACTCATCACTCAGCACCAGCGTTTGCGCgcattcaaaaccaaaatacaCCAGTAGTTCCTCCAGCGTAGTTGTGTTTGAATCGTAAATTTTACCCATTACTTCCGGTTGGTGTGGCGCCAATAACTCACTGCCGGTAGAGATAATACCGATTTTTGGTTTACGTATTGCACCCAAATTCCTACCAACTGAGGAGAGTATCGATTTGATGATTACAGCTGAGTGGTCAGCAGAGGGGAAAAGTTTGCTGCCTTTACGCAGATCTGATCCAATCTGGCTGTAGCGGAACATATTCAAACAAAGCAGTTTTAATAACTATTTGACGTACTCaaggttatttaattttttgttgaaactagtaaatttgtataaatttaccgTATGTCTAAATTCGCTTTCGGTTCAACCAAAATTTCCACCAGATCCTCCTCgccattctttttctttttgagtaATTTGGTATCCTCCACTTGTATCACACAATCCGCGTAGTGTGGTACTGGCGCGCCGGTGTTTATCTTGTAGCATTCATCTTCTTGCAGATCATTCATTATTATCTAGAATTAAATTTCAAGTTACTCGAACTTTCAGCAACAAATAAGTCTACACCTCATTTCACCTCATCACCCGCAGATATGTAGCCCAGCACTTTTTTGGTGCCCGAGAAGCCCATGGATTTCATTGCATAGCCATCCTTAATGGATGCCCGAAAGGGTGGTATATCTACCGGCGCCGAAAATTCATTCAGTAGCTGCGCCACTTCGCGCTGCTGCTGCACGGTTTGAAATATTATCTCTAGCGCTTGCACTACAGCTATCATTGGAAATGGGGAATTTCTATCACTGTCATCACCTTTGCTCGTCTTGTGTGGGCATACGTGCCCCATGGAAGCCATAGAGATGCCAGTCGCTTGTAACTCGGCATGCAgccgtcgcaccagtggtaAATCGTTGCCGATTAAGTGTAGCGCATGTGGCAACAACTCACACACCACTTCAAAACACTCCGTCACCGCTTTTTCGCTGCCAggaaaatttagtattaaagTATTGCCCGCAATACCACACAAGCCGCGTGTTAAAGCGGCGAATTTCGTCTTCTGTAGTGACGCCTGTGCAATATACTGTGCCAGTTGCGGGCATTCTTTGTTTAACAGTACTTTAGTCGCTTCTGGCGTAACATCACGCGGTGCAAAGCCGGTGCCACCGGTAGTAATGATTGCACTCACGCTGGGCGTTTTCTGGGTTATGAGTTCACGTAGTTTAGCAATGATTTGGTCGCGCTCGTCTGGTACTATAGCTGTTAGAATGTTGGCA from Anastrepha obliqua isolate idAnaObli1 chromosome 2, idAnaObli1_1.0, whole genome shotgun sequence harbors:
- the LOC129236766 gene encoding estradiol 17-beta-dehydrogenase 2, whose product is MEPMTALVLAFQLLALFSIAGALLIYLICKVRDDTAEVAESQPGTVLVTSADTALGLQLCTHLANKGCRVFAGMRDAQDSLPAKLLNGWLKMREYSEEPVRGAIIPMQLDVTREDVLRETTSAMGAHMNAGERGIAAVINTSGSLFRGRVEMQEGQQWEHMLKTNILGSLRVAKAFVSFLRPTRGRLIYLGAGAGTGPNSEDGLVAFKASRAAVEKCVEELRKELQPYGVKVVALDTCGIAAEALYKAPVPHTMTENEGAPTQYTADVLSANALQVIERALWDAVPLERYQLVQYSKLNFMLPCRSSFRMTKMGEGVKRGVQRV
- the LOC129236764 gene encoding molybdenum cofactor synthesis protein cinnamon, translated to MVNDIVFAVLTISDSCSQDPSKDRSGPCLVSLICNAFQNANILTAIVPDERDQIIAKLRELITQKTPSVSAIITTGGTGFAPRDVTPEATKVLLNKECPQLAQYIAQASLQKTKFAALTRGLCGIAGNTLILNFPGSEKAVTECFEVVCELLPHALHLIGNDLPLVRRLHAELQATGISMASMGHVCPHKTSKGDDSDRNSPFPMIAVVQALEIIFQTVQQQREVAQLLNEFSAPVDIPPFRASIKDGYAMKSMGFSGTKKVLGYISAGDEIIMNDLQEDECYKINTGAPVPHYADCVIQVEDTKLLKKKKNGEEDLVEILVEPKANLDIRQIGSDLRKGSKLFPSADHSAVIIKSILSSVGRNLGAIRKPKIGIISTGSELLAPHQPEVMGKIYDSNTTTLEELLVYFGFECAQTLVLSDDFETVKGKISELFKNVDFIICSGGVSMGDKDYIKPALKNLGFTINFGRVNMKPGKPMTFASKNEKYFFGLPGNPVSAFVTFHLFVLPAIRWFAGWERDKCELATLPITLQNDSIKLDPRPEYVRASVTSKNGRLYASVNGSQMSSRLQSIVGADVLVHLPGGTESKPNAVAGDVYRASVLRYDFISKYE